A genomic window from Deltaproteobacteria bacterium includes:
- a CDS encoding thiamine pyrophosphate-binding protein: MARVSTGNRTSNTAEDTLARKSRDENVVSGGHLVAAALRNEGVDTIFTLCGGHIIDIYDGCIDQGIRVVDVRHEQVAAHAADGYARQTGRLGCVVTTAGPGFTNALTGIATAFRSESPVLHIGGQGALTQHKMGSLQDLPHVDVAAPITKFSASVRSTERIADMVAMAARECFAGAPGPSYLEIPRDVLDREVPADKAVVPEAGRSRASTQSIGDPADVEKLAELLVNSERPAVLLGTQVWTCRGHEAATSLFKALNVPCYMNGAARGLLPPGDPHYFNRTRGDAFNEADVIVIVGTPFDFRMGYGRRLRADATVVHIDMDYRTVAKNRDVSLGLVGDPGAILKAVHAVVGERPDNGAEGRARWLEHLRGLEGERVAKLMPLFQSEANPIHPYRVAWELNEFLTEDTIYIGDGGDVVTISAQAVEPRAPGNWMDPGALGALGVGTGFALASKLVNPDKEVLCYYGDGSFGMTAFDMETANRFGAPYIAVIGNNSAMNQIRYGQLSKYGEERGNVGNLLGDVPFSKFAEMLGGYGEEVTDCREIAPALQRARESVRAIGKSAVVNIWVNAGEWAPGTKRQTMYK; the protein is encoded by the coding sequence ATGGCAAGGGTTTCGACCGGCAACCGAACATCCAACACGGCCGAAGACACGCTGGCTCGCAAGAGCCGGGACGAGAACGTCGTCTCCGGCGGTCATCTGGTGGCCGCGGCCCTCAGGAACGAGGGGGTGGACACGATCTTCACCCTGTGCGGGGGGCATATCATCGACATCTACGACGGTTGCATCGACCAGGGCATTCGCGTGGTGGACGTGCGCCATGAGCAGGTGGCGGCCCACGCCGCCGACGGGTACGCACGGCAGACCGGGCGGCTCGGCTGCGTGGTGACGACGGCGGGGCCGGGCTTCACCAACGCGCTCACGGGCATCGCCACGGCGTTCCGGTCGGAGAGTCCGGTGCTCCATATCGGCGGACAGGGGGCGCTCACCCAGCACAAGATGGGGTCGCTGCAGGACCTGCCGCACGTGGACGTCGCCGCGCCCATCACCAAGTTCTCGGCGAGCGTGCGTTCCACCGAGCGCATCGCCGACATGGTGGCCATGGCCGCGCGCGAGTGCTTCGCCGGGGCGCCGGGGCCGAGCTACCTGGAGATCCCCCGGGACGTGCTCGACCGCGAGGTACCCGCGGACAAGGCGGTGGTGCCGGAGGCCGGGCGCTCGCGTGCGTCCACCCAGTCCATCGGCGATCCCGCGGATGTGGAGAAGCTGGCGGAGTTGCTGGTGAATTCCGAGAGGCCGGCGGTGCTGCTGGGCACCCAGGTATGGACCTGCCGGGGCCACGAGGCGGCCACTTCGTTGTTCAAGGCGCTCAACGTGCCCTGTTACATGAACGGCGCCGCCCGCGGCCTGCTGCCGCCCGGCGACCCGCACTACTTCAACCGTACCCGCGGCGACGCCTTCAACGAGGCGGACGTCATCGTCATCGTGGGCACGCCCTTCGACTTCCGCATGGGTTACGGCCGGCGGCTGCGCGCGGATGCCACCGTGGTCCACATCGACATGGACTACCGGACGGTGGCCAAGAACCGGGACGTCTCCCTCGGGCTCGTGGGCGATCCGGGCGCGATCCTCAAGGCGGTACACGCGGTGGTGGGCGAGCGGCCGGACAACGGCGCCGAGGGCCGCGCGCGCTGGCTGGAGCATCTCCGCGGCCTGGAGGGCGAGCGGGTGGCCAAGCTCATGCCGCTCTTCCAGTCGGAAGCCAACCCCATCCATCCCTACCGCGTGGCGTGGGAGCTCAACGAGTTCCTCACCGAGGACACCATCTACATCGGCGACGGCGGCGACGTGGTGACCATCAGCGCCCAGGCCGTGGAGCCGCGCGCGCCGGGCAATTGGATGGACCCCGGCGCCCTGGGCGCGCTGGGCGTGGGCACGGGCTTCGCGCTGGCGTCGAAGCTGGTGAACCCGGACAAGGAAGTGCTGTGCTACTACGGCGACGGCTCCTTCGGCATGACCGCCTTCGACATGGAGACCGCCAACCGCTTCGGCGCCCCGTACATCGCGGTCATCGGCAACAACTCCGCCATGAACCAGATCCGCTACGGCCAGCTTTCCAAGTACGGCGAGGAGCGCGGCAACGTCGGCAACCTGCTGGGAGACGTGCCCTTCTCGAAGTTCGCGGAGATGCTGGGGGGATACGGTGAGGAGGTCACCGACTGCCGCGAGATCGCGCCGGCGCTGCAGCGGGCGCGGGAGTCGGTGCGCGCCATCGGCAAGTCGGCGGTCGTCAACATCTGGGTGAACGCGGGTGAATGGGCTCCCGGCACCAAGCGTCAGACCATGTACAAATAG
- the frc gene encoding formyl-CoA transferase — translation MDKALSGIRILDMTHVQAGPTSSQLMAFLGADVIKLESPAGDATRKQLRDVPDADSLYFTMLNCNKRSITVNLKNPQGKEVFTRLVKACDVLLENFGPGVLERLGFGWEKVHALNPRMIMGSIKGFGSEGPYAAFKAYENVAQAMGGAMSTSGMFDGPPVVTGAQIGDSGTGVHLLAGILAALLQRERTGRGQYVECAMMDCVMNLCRVKFRDHQRIEHGPLAEYSVQQFEDFTPRAGNDSGGGQLGNAVPCKPGGANDYLYVVVQEHVWTALATRIGGEALANDPRFADIDVRRANQAEMWRLLAEFARDYTKWELMDILNDLDVPCGPIMSTKDLAHDEHVQLREMMVEVDHPERGLWHNVGCPIKLSDSPVDVKRSPLLGEHNDEVLSEVLGYGADEIVALRSAGAFTRVPPTDG, via the coding sequence ATGGACAAGGCACTCTCCGGCATTCGCATCCTGGACATGACCCACGTCCAGGCAGGCCCCACCTCCAGCCAGCTCATGGCCTTTCTCGGCGCCGACGTCATCAAGCTCGAGTCGCCCGCGGGCGACGCCACGCGCAAGCAGCTCCGGGACGTTCCCGACGCCGACAGCCTGTACTTCACCATGCTGAACTGCAACAAGCGCTCCATCACGGTGAACCTGAAGAACCCCCAGGGCAAGGAGGTCTTCACCCGGCTGGTGAAGGCGTGCGACGTGCTGCTGGAGAACTTCGGCCCGGGCGTGCTGGAGCGCCTCGGGTTCGGCTGGGAGAAGGTGCACGCGCTGAATCCGCGGATGATCATGGGCTCCATCAAGGGGTTCGGCAGCGAGGGCCCCTACGCCGCGTTCAAGGCCTACGAGAACGTGGCCCAGGCCATGGGCGGGGCCATGAGCACCAGCGGCATGTTCGACGGTCCGCCAGTGGTGACGGGCGCGCAGATCGGCGATTCCGGCACCGGCGTGCACCTGCTGGCCGGTATCCTCGCGGCCCTGCTCCAGCGCGAGCGCACCGGCCGCGGCCAGTACGTCGAGTGCGCCATGATGGATTGCGTCATGAACCTGTGCCGGGTCAAGTTCCGCGACCACCAGCGCATCGAGCACGGCCCCCTGGCCGAGTATTCCGTGCAGCAGTTCGAGGACTTCACGCCCCGGGCCGGCAACGACTCGGGCGGCGGCCAGCTCGGCAACGCTGTCCCGTGCAAGCCCGGCGGCGCCAACGACTACCTCTACGTGGTGGTGCAGGAGCACGTGTGGACCGCCCTGGCCACGCGCATCGGCGGTGAAGCCCTGGCCAACGACCCGCGCTTCGCCGACATCGACGTGCGCCGCGCCAACCAGGCCGAGATGTGGCGCCTGCTGGCGGAGTTCGCGCGCGACTACACCAAGTGGGAGCTGATGGACATCCTGAACGATCTCGACGTTCCCTGCGGCCCGATCATGAGCACCAAGGACCTGGCCCACGACGAGCACGTCCAGCTCCGGGAGATGATGGTCGAAGTGGACCACCCCGAGCGCGGCCTTTGGCACAACGTCGGCTGTCCCATCAAGCTCTCGGATTCGCCCGTGGACGTGAAGCGCTCACCGCTCCTGGGGGAGCACAACGACGAGGTGCTGAGCGAGGTCCTGGGCTACGGCGCCGACGAGATCGTCGCGCTTCGGAGCGCCGGCGCGTTCACGCGCGTGCCGCCGACGGATGGTTGA
- a CDS encoding glycosyltransferase, producing MHIALVIPTLKGGGAERVVLNLAQGFIDRGHHVDIVLRRPVLHYSEDVPADARLFFVDKLRGRFPKKDTSSMGARLRQLPRAYGRANWLDVGRAFEWNLLRCRPDLRLLNFTRAIASYIARERPECVLPSLPLAKIATLMAGRFLKIHPPIIPIIHSNYEHRRPRDRCRLRYMADQAAHFVGVSQGVCDAVSRLVGVSSKDVTAINNPVVTEALVGGVAMSPSHPWLQDDGVPTVLAAGRLQRVKDYPTLIKAFARLAARRPCRLIILGEGKQRKKLQALVRRLGLDDRVSLPGWVDDPFVYMANASLFVVSSIYEGLSMVLVEALACGCPSVSTNCPFGPAEILLDGKLGPLVAVGDEAGLAMAMERVLEKPPDKGVLRRRAEDFSVNTAVTAYERLIQAVASGSVNRSTLWDCADAGRAGEGG from the coding sequence ATGCATATCGCCTTGGTCATTCCCACTCTCAAGGGCGGAGGCGCTGAACGGGTGGTGCTCAATCTGGCTCAGGGTTTCATCGACCGCGGTCACCATGTGGATATCGTGCTCCGTCGCCCAGTGCTCCACTACTCGGAGGACGTTCCCGCGGACGCCCGGCTATTCTTCGTGGACAAACTCCGCGGCCGGTTTCCGAAGAAGGACACTTCGTCGATGGGTGCTCGGCTGCGGCAGCTACCAAGAGCATACGGAAGAGCCAACTGGCTGGATGTGGGGCGCGCTTTCGAATGGAATCTGCTGCGTTGTCGTCCCGACCTGAGACTGCTGAACTTCACCCGTGCCATCGCGTCCTACATTGCCCGCGAACGTCCCGAATGTGTATTGCCGAGCCTCCCTCTTGCAAAGATCGCCACTCTTATGGCGGGTCGGTTCCTCAAGATTCATCCACCGATCATCCCGATCATTCACAGCAATTATGAACATCGGCGACCAAGAGACCGGTGCAGGTTGCGGTATATGGCCGACCAAGCAGCGCATTTTGTTGGTGTGTCGCAGGGTGTCTGCGACGCAGTCAGCCGTCTTGTTGGAGTGTCTTCCAAGGATGTCACTGCGATCAACAATCCGGTGGTTACCGAAGCGCTAGTTGGCGGAGTGGCGATGTCTCCGAGCCATCCGTGGCTGCAAGACGATGGTGTGCCGACAGTGCTTGCGGCTGGACGGCTTCAGAGAGTCAAGGATTATCCGACCCTTATCAAGGCATTCGCTCGACTTGCGGCGCGCCGCCCGTGCCGTCTGATTATTTTGGGTGAGGGAAAGCAACGGAAGAAGCTCCAAGCGCTCGTTCGCAGGTTGGGACTTGACGATCGCGTCTCACTCCCCGGTTGGGTGGACGACCCGTTTGTATATATGGCCAATGCTTCCCTGTTTGTCGTTTCGTCCATCTACGAAGGGCTGTCGATGGTGCTGGTTGAGGCGTTAGCGTGCGGGTGTCCGAGCGTTAGCACGAATTGTCCGTTTGGTCCTGCGGAGATACTTCTGGACGGCAAGCTCGGTCCTTTGGTGGCGGTGGGAGATGAGGCCGGGTTGGCCATGGCCATGGAGCGCGTCCTCGAAAAGCCACCCGACAAGGGGGTCTTGCGGCGCAGGGCAGAGGACTTTTCCGTGAACACCGCGGTCACTGCCTACGAACGACTCATCCAGGCGGTTGCATCCGGTAGTGTGAACCGGTCGACGCTGTGGGATTGCGCGGATGCGGGTCGGGCGGGAGAAGGCGGTTAG
- a CDS encoding glycosyltransferase family A protein, which produces MSEFIHSASTLVYHLAASGALPASWFRDTDPASVVKAKRKGRLSLEIVTHCWRYGHFLTYQLSSLVTHRCDELDVTMTVYHAPQDESVLRVLRYFDGIDVPGVSWSWRPLPPQELFRRSIGRNLAARATKADWIWFTDADILFYEDCLSTLAEVLQGRDDPLVHPRTILGTSLLPEDHEILVQGRASPAVREVPVSAFHPHNGIHNKAKGSFQITHGDVARALGYCASIGFYQQPAPRWRKAYEDRAFRWLLGTDGTPLDISGVCQIRHAVKGRYRQGSVTGRLRTLLRRCWERSASRR; this is translated from the coding sequence GTGTCAGAGTTCATCCATAGCGCCTCCACGTTGGTGTATCATCTGGCCGCTAGCGGAGCGCTTCCCGCTTCGTGGTTTCGCGACACGGACCCGGCCAGCGTGGTGAAAGCCAAGCGCAAAGGAAGATTGTCTCTCGAGATCGTTACGCATTGTTGGCGGTATGGCCATTTTCTTACCTATCAGCTTAGTTCCCTCGTCACACACCGCTGTGACGAACTCGATGTGACCATGACCGTGTATCACGCCCCCCAGGATGAATCAGTCTTGCGGGTGCTGCGCTATTTCGACGGTATCGACGTCCCCGGCGTCTCATGGTCCTGGCGGCCGCTGCCCCCACAGGAGCTCTTCCGCCGCAGCATCGGCCGAAACCTTGCCGCCCGGGCGACAAAGGCCGATTGGATCTGGTTCACCGACGCCGACATTCTCTTCTATGAAGACTGTCTCAGCACGCTAGCGGAGGTGTTGCAGGGAAGAGATGACCCCTTGGTGCATCCCAGGACAATCCTGGGTACGTCTTTGCTGCCCGAGGACCACGAGATACTGGTGCAAGGGCGCGCATCCCCCGCCGTGAGAGAAGTCCCGGTCAGCGCTTTTCACCCGCACAATGGGATCCATAACAAGGCGAAGGGGTCCTTCCAGATTACACATGGAGACGTAGCACGGGCTCTTGGTTACTGTGCCTCAATCGGTTTCTATCAACAGCCTGCGCCGCGTTGGCGTAAGGCCTACGAGGACCGGGCGTTCCGGTGGCTCCTGGGCACCGACGGCACGCCCCTTGATATTTCGGGCGTCTGTCAGATTCGCCATGCCGTAAAGGGCCGGTACCGGCAGGGCTCGGTCACGGGAAGGCTTCGAACGCTCTTGCGGAGATGCTGGGAGCGTTCAGCATCTCGTCGCTGA